TAGGTCCAGGGCGGCGAGGGATCGCGTTTCGCGAGCGACGCGCTGAGCCAGCGCGGCAGATAGGTCATGGGATAGATCCAGACGAAGCGCGCGACGATCACGACCGCGACGACAAGCGCCGCCGACGCCCAGAACTGCGTCAACACGCCGTTGCGCAAAGTTGCGGCGAGCGCCTGCGCCTGCAGGCCCGTGAAAATGAAGACGAGCCCCTCGATGAGATAGGTCACGAACTCCCAGAAGAACACGCCCTGAATGCGCGTCTCCGCGCTGATGAGGCGCGGGCCGTTCCAGCTGATGTAGAGGCCGGTCGCGACCGTCGCGATGACGCCGGAGCCGCCGAGATGTTCCGGCGGCCAATAAGCGAGGAAAGGCGTGACGAGCGAGAGCACCATTTCGATCCGCGGATCGTCCATGAAGCGTCGCAGCCGCAGCATCATCCAGCCGACGCCGACGCCCCAGCACAATTCGCCGACGACGATCGCCACGAATGTTTCGCTCGCCTGCGCCAGGGAAAAGGCGCCCACGCTTACCGCCGCGACCGCGAAGCGATAAAGGACGAGCGCGGTTGCATCATTGGCGAGACCCTCGCCTTCCAGAATGACGAGAATGCGCCGCGGCAATTGCATGCGCCGCGCAATGGCGAGCGGCGCCACGGCGTCGGGCGGCGAGACGACGGCGCCGAGCACGAAGCCGGCGGCCCAGGGCCAGCCGAGAAGAAAATGCATCGCGGCGGCGACCGAGATGGTGGTGAAGACGACGCATCCGATCGCGAGCAGCAGGATCGGCCGCAGATTGAACTGGAATTCTCGCCAGCTCATGGCGATGGCCGAGACGTAGATCACCGGCGGCAGCACGAAGAGCAGCACGATTTCCGGTTCGAGCTGCAGCGGCGGAACGCCGGGTAGCAGAGCGAGAACGACGCCCGCCGCGACAAGCAGAACGGGCGGCGCGAAATTGAGCCGAGCGGCGGCGAACACGACGACCGCCACGACGGTAAGGAGAAAAACCAGCGTCTGCAGGGTTTCGGTCATGCGCTCAGCCTTCGATCCGGCGGCGCGGGCGCGCCTATAATTTCCGCAGCGCAGTTTTATGCCCCCTCTCCCCGCATGCGGGGAGAGGGCAGGGGTGAGGGGCAAAGCGACCGCGAATCGCCCAATCGTTCGAGCAGCGGACGCCCTGCCCCTCACCCTCGCTTCGCTCGACCTCTCCCCGCATGCGGGGAGAGGTTCATAATTTCCGCAGCGCCACTTCCTCGATCTTGTGATCCGCGCCCTTGGTCAGAATCAGGCTCGCCCTCGGCCGCGTCGGCGCAATGTTGCTGCGTAGATTTTCGAGATTGATGCGCGTCCAGATGTTTTTCGCGACGCGCACCGTTTCCTCATCCGAAAGATCGGCGTATTTGCGAAAATAGGAGCGCGGGTCCTTGAAGGCGGTCTCTCGCAGACGAAGGAAACGCTCGACATACCACCGCTCCAACTGCTCCTCGCTCGCGTCGAGATAGACGGAGAAGTCGAAAAAGTCGGAGACGAAGGGGATCTCTTTCGGCTGGCGCGAGGGGCGCGCGGCGAGAACGTTCACGCCTTCGACGATGAGAATGTCGGGGCCGTCGACGCAGGTCGTCTCGTTCGGCACGACGTCATAGACGAGATGCGAATAGACCGGCGCGCAGACATGGCGCTGACCCGCTTTGACGGCGGAGAGGAAGCGCAGCAGCGACTTGTTGTCGTAGCTTTCGGGAAAACCCTTCTTCTCCATCAGGCCTTCGCGTTCGAGCGCGGCGTTGGGGAGAAGGAAACCGTCGGTCGTGATGAGCTCGACTTTCGGCGTATTGGGCCAGCGCGACAGCATCGCCTTGAGGATGCGCGCCGTCGTGGATTTGCCCACCGCGACGGAGCCCGCGACGCCGATAATGTAAGGCACCTTGCCGTCTTCCGCGCCGAGAAAGCGCTGCGTCGCCTTGAAGAGGCCTTGCGTCGCCGCGACGTAGAGCGCGAGCAGGCGCGAGAGCGGCAGATAGATTTCGATGACTTCCTCAAGCGAGATCGGATCGCCGACTGATTTCAGCCGGGTCAGATCGTCGAGCGTCAAGGTCAGCGGCGTGTCGGCGCGAAGCGACGCCCATTCGGCGCGCGTGAAACGGCGATAGGGCGAGATCAGGCCGTTCTCCTGCGCGGCGGCGTCGTTCATTTCGGCGCTCCGCGCGCCGCCTTCTCGGCAAGTCCGGATTGCGACGTCCGCCGGCCGAGTTCGGCGACGACGTCGGCAAGCGCGACATTGCGCGCTTCGAGCAGCACGAGAAGATGATAGAGCACGTCGGCGGCTTCGCTGGTCAGCGCCTTGTCGTCGCCCTCCATCGCGGCGATGACGGCTTCGAAGGCTTCTTCTCCGAATTTCTTCGAAATGCGCGGCACGCCCGCGTCGAAAAGCTGCTTCGTGTAAGAACTGGAAGCGCTGTCGCCGCGGCGCGATTTGATGAGCGCGGCGAGATCGTCGAGGGTGAAGGTCATCGGCGGACTCCATGCCGAGCGCGTGGCGACCCCCACCCGAACCCTCCCCCTTTCAGGGGGAGGGAGCGCGGATCGACGTGTTCGTTCCCTCCCCCTGAAAGGGGGAGGGCCAGGGAGGGGGGCCGCTGCAAATTGGAAGCCATCATCCCGCCGCCTCCAGCCCGTCGAGCCGCATCGGCAGCCCTGCGGCGGCCATGTGGCGCTTCGCCTGCGGGATCGAATATTCGCCGAAGTGAAAGATGGACGCGGCAAGCACGGCGGTCGCGTGTCCCTCCCGAATGCCCGCGACGAGATGGTCGAGATTGCCGACGCCGCCCGAAGCGATGACCGGAACCGTCACGGCGTCCGCCACCGCGCGCGTCAGCGCGATGTCGAAGCCGATCTTCGCGCCGTCGCGATCCATGGAGGTGAGCAGGATTTCTCCCGCCCCGAGCGCCGTCACCTCCCGGGCGTAATCGACGGCGTCGACGCCGGTCGAGCGGCGGCCGCCATGGGTGAAGATTTCCCATTTGTCCGGCCCGGTCCGTTTCGCGTCGATGGCGACGACGATGCATTGCGAACCGAATTTCTCCGACGCGTCGCGAACGAATTGCCGGTTCGACACGGCGGCCGTGTTGATCGAGGCCTTGTCGGCGCCGGCGAGCAGCAGATTGCGGATGTCGTCCAATGTGCGCACGCCGCCGCCGACGGTGAGCGGCATGAAGCAGGCTTCCGCCGTGCGCTGCACGACGTCGAGCAGAATGCCGCGATTTTCATGGCTCGCGGTGATGTCGAGAAAGCACAGTTCGTCGGCGCCGGCGGCGTCATAGGCGATGGCGCATTCGACCGGATCGCCGGCGTCGCGCAGATCGACGAAATTGACGCCCTTGACGACGCGGCCCTCCTTCACGTCGAGGCAGGGAATGACGCGGGCTTTGAGCATCAGGCGATCTCGTCCGTGCGAATGGCGATCCGCTTCGTGCGCGCCCATACCTCCCCTTTACGGGGAGGTCGGCGGCCGAAGGCCGACGGGTGGGGTTCGTGCGGCAATAGCAATGATGAGGGCCGGATCCCACCCGGTCCCGCAAGGCGGGACCACCCTCCCCGTAAAGGGGAGGGATTTGCCCGCGAGCGGCGCGCAGGAAGCGTCATTGCGCCCGCGCCTTCCTGATCAGCGCCAGCGCCTCGGCCGGATCGAGCCGCCCGTCATACAATGCGCGGCCGGTGATCGCGCCGGCGAGCTTGGCGCAGTCGGGCTGCACGAGGCGCTCAATGTCGGCGAGCGAGGCGAGGCCGCCGGAGGCGATGACGGGAATCGTCAGCGCATTGGCGAGCGCCAGCGTCTGCTCGATATTGAGCCCCGTGAGAACGCCGTCGCGCGAAATGTCGGTGTAGATGATCGCCGCGACGCCCGCATCCTCGAAGCTCTTGCCGAGATCGAGCGCGGACATGCGCGTCGTGCGCGCCCAGCCGTCGACGGCGACCATGCCTTCCTTCGCGTCGATGCCCACAGCGACGCGGCCGGGATAGATGCGCGCGGCTTCGCGCACGAAGGAGGGGTCTTTCACCGCCGCCGTGCCGATGATGGCGCGCGTCACGCCTTTGTCGAGCCAGCCGGCGAGCGTGCGCATGTCGCGAATGCCGCCCCCGAGCTGCACCGGAATCGTCAGCGCGGCGAGAATGGATTCGACGGCCTCAGCATTGCGCGGCGCGCCGGCGAAGGCGCCGTCGAGATCGACGACATGCAGATATTCGAAGCCTTGCGCCTCGAAGGCGCGCGCCTGTTTGGCGGGATCGTCGTTGAAGACGGTGGCGCGGTCCATGTCGCCCTGGGCGAGGCGGACGCACTGGCCTTCCTTCAGATCGATCGCGGGAAAGAGAATCACGGACGCCACCTCAGGAAATTGGCGATGAGCGCGAGGCCGAGCCTCTGGCTCTTTTCGGGATGGAACTGCACGCCGACGAGATTGTCGCGCGCGACGGACGCGGTGAGCGGCGCGCCGTAATCGGTCGTCGCGAGCACATTGGCGGGCTCGGCCGCCGCCAGATGGTAGGAGTGCACGAAATAGGCGTGCAGGCCCTTCTCGCCCGTCGGAACGCCGGCGAAGACGGGATGTTCGCGCGCAAGCGTCAGCGTGTTCCAGCCCATATGCGGAATTTTGAGCGAAGGGTCCTTGGGCTCGATCGCCACGACGTCGCCGCGGATCCAGCCGAGGCCCGCCGTCTCGCCATGTTCGAGTCCGCGCGCGGCCATGAGCTGCATGCCGACGCAGATGCCGAGGAACGGCCGGCCGCGCTTGATCGCGACCTCCTGAAGCGCGTCGTAGAGGCCCGGCAAAGCAAGCAGACCGCCGCGGCAATCGGCGAAGGCGCCGACGCCCGGCAGCACCACGCGGTCGGCGTTGCGAACCGCGTCGGGCTCGTTCGTCACGCTGATCGCGCCGTCCAGCTCCGCTTCGCGCGCGGCGCGTTCAAAGGCCTTCTGCGCGGAATGCAGATTGCCGGAGCCGTAATCGATGATGACTGTCGTCAAGCGCCGCTCTCCGCGGGAAGCGTTTTCAGGGAGGCG
The nucleotide sequence above comes from Methylocystis parvus OBBP. Encoded proteins:
- a CDS encoding Na+/H+ antiporter is translated as MTETLQTLVFLLTVVAVVVFAAARLNFAPPVLLVAAGVVLALLPGVPPLQLEPEIVLLFVLPPVIYVSAIAMSWREFQFNLRPILLLAIGCVVFTTISVAAAMHFLLGWPWAAGFVLGAVVSPPDAVAPLAIARRMQLPRRILVILEGEGLANDATALVLYRFAVAAVSVGAFSLAQASETFVAIVVGELCWGVGVGWMMLRLRRFMDDPRIEMVLSLVTPFLAYWPPEHLGGSGVIATVATGLYISWNGPRLISAETRIQGVFFWEFVTYLIEGLVFIFTGLQAQALAATLRNGVLTQFWASAALVVAVVIVARFVWIYPMTYLPRWLSASLAKRDPSPPWTYPFVIAFTGVRGIVSLAAALAIPMTTASGAAFPYREQIFFLAFVVVMATFVFQGAMLPWVIRKLGLARLGREERRADRAEEFYARQNAIEASSARLDALAQERDIPREALLSLRSQLDYFATRIRMKCDADEDRRALIELHDDLDLTLIEVERDFVNGLLRSGELKDEARRRIERELDLREADVLNRRNERMG
- the coaA gene encoding type I pantothenate kinase, translated to MNDAAAQENGLISPYRRFTRAEWASLRADTPLTLTLDDLTRLKSVGDPISLEEVIEIYLPLSRLLALYVAATQGLFKATQRFLGAEDGKVPYIIGVAGSVAVGKSTTARILKAMLSRWPNTPKVELITTDGFLLPNAALEREGLMEKKGFPESYDNKSLLRFLSAVKAGQRHVCAPVYSHLVYDVVPNETTCVDGPDILIVEGVNVLAARPSRQPKEIPFVSDFFDFSVYLDASEEQLERWYVERFLRLRETAFKDPRSYFRKYADLSDEETVRVAKNIWTRINLENLRSNIAPTRPRASLILTKGADHKIEEVALRKL
- a CDS encoding phosphoribosyl-ATP diphosphatase, whose translation is MTFTLDDLAALIKSRRGDSASSSYTKQLFDAGVPRISKKFGEEAFEAVIAAMEGDDKALTSEAADVLYHLLVLLEARNVALADVVAELGRRTSQSGLAEKAARGAPK
- the hisF gene encoding imidazole glycerol phosphate synthase subunit HisF, with the protein product MLKARVIPCLDVKEGRVVKGVNFVDLRDAGDPVECAIAYDAAGADELCFLDITASHENRGILLDVVQRTAEACFMPLTVGGGVRTLDDIRNLLLAGADKASINTAAVSNRQFVRDASEKFGSQCIVVAIDAKRTGPDKWEIFTHGGRRSTGVDAVDYAREVTALGAGEILLTSMDRDGAKIGFDIALTRAVADAVTVPVIASGGVGNLDHLVAGIREGHATAVLAASIFHFGEYSIPQAKRHMAAAGLPMRLDGLEAAG
- the hisA gene encoding 1-(5-phosphoribosyl)-5-[(5-phosphoribosylamino)methylideneamino]imidazole-4-carboxamide isomerase, whose amino-acid sequence is MILFPAIDLKEGQCVRLAQGDMDRATVFNDDPAKQARAFEAQGFEYLHVVDLDGAFAGAPRNAEAVESILAALTIPVQLGGGIRDMRTLAGWLDKGVTRAIIGTAAVKDPSFVREAARIYPGRVAVGIDAKEGMVAVDGWARTTRMSALDLGKSFEDAGVAAIIYTDISRDGVLTGLNIEQTLALANALTIPVIASGGLASLADIERLVQPDCAKLAGAITGRALYDGRLDPAEALALIRKARAQ
- the hisH gene encoding imidazole glycerol phosphate synthase subunit HisH, whose translation is MTTVIIDYGSGNLHSAQKAFERAAREAELDGAISVTNEPDAVRNADRVVLPGVGAFADCRGGLLALPGLYDALQEVAIKRGRPFLGICVGMQLMAARGLEHGETAGLGWIRGDVVAIEPKDPSLKIPHMGWNTLTLAREHPVFAGVPTGEKGLHAYFVHSYHLAAAEPANVLATTDYGAPLTASVARDNLVGVQFHPEKSQRLGLALIANFLRWRP